Within Streptomyces antibioticus, the genomic segment GCCACGATCCCGGCCTTCGCGGCGCTGTAACCGGCCTGTCCGACCGAGCCCAGCAGTCCGGCGCCGCTGGCGGTGTTGACGATCCGGGCGGCGGGCGGGCGGCCGGCCTTGGTCTCGGCGCGCCAGTGCGCGGCGGCGTGCCGCAGGGGGAGGAAGTGGCCCTTGAGGTGGACGCGCAGGACGGCGTCCCAGTCGTCCTCGTCGAGGTTGACGAGCATGCGGTCGCGCAGGAAGCCGGCGTTGTTGACGAGCGTGTCGAGCCGGCCGTACGTGTCCAGGGCGGTGGTGACGAGGGAGGCGGCGCCCTCGGGGGTGGCGATGTCGCCGTGGTGGGCGACGGCGGTGCCGCCGGCGGCGCGGATCTCGGCGACGACGCGGGCGGCGGGGGTGCCGGGCGTGCCGGGGCTTTCGGGGCCTGGTGTGCCGCCGTCCAGGCGCACGCCGAGGTCGTTGACCACGAGCCGGGCTCCCTC encodes:
- a CDS encoding SDR family oxidoreductase — encoded protein: MSGICEGRVVVVTGAGRGLGRAHALAFAAEGARLVVNDLGVRLDGGTPGPESPGTPGTPAARVVAEIRAAGGTAVAHHGDIATPEGAASLVTTALDTYGRLDTLVNNAGFLRDRMLVNLDEDDWDAVLRVHLKGHFLPLRHAAAHWRAETKAGRPPAARIVNTASGAGLLGSVGQAGYSAAKAGIVALTLVAAAELARYGVQVNAIAPAARTRMTERAFATAMAAPATGFDAMAPENVSPLVVWLGSVASDGVTGRVFEAEGGRITVMEGWRPGPTADKGARRSPAEAGETVLELLARAEPPGAVYGA